GAGCCGGGGACGGAATTTTCGTACAACAGCCTGAATTCCTACCTGCTCAGCGCGCTGGTCTGCAAAAAATCGGGCATGGGGCTGGTGGAATACCTGACCCCGCGCCTGTTCGAGCCGCTCGGCATCGACCCGGTGCTGTGGGAAAAATGCCCCATGGGGATCGAAAAGGGCGGGTGGGGCCTTTATCTGCGCCCCGAGGATATGGCGAAGCTCGGCCAGCTTTATCTGCAAAAGGGCCTTTGGGCCGTGGACGGGGAACCGCGCCGCCTGCTTCCGCAGAGCTGGGTGGAGCAGTCGACGGACATGACCCTGCAGACGGCCATGGGCAGCCACAAAACCGCCTACGGCTACCATGTGTGGGACTTCCCGATTGAGGGGGCGTACCAGTTCAACGGGGTGTTCGGCCAGTATGTCGTCGTGATTCCGGGGGCCGATATGGTGCTCGCCCTCACGAGCGGCAGCCAGGGCCTTTTTATCGACGCCACCGCGCCGATCATCCAGAACTATTTCGGGAACGACCGCGAGCTTTCCCAAAAGGCCCTGCCGGAAAACCGCAAGGCGCACCGCTCGCTCACGGAAGCCTGCGCCTCTTTCGCCCTGCTCCCCGGCATGATGCCGGAAAAGCCGCCTTCCCCGAGCTTTTGGCAAAGGGTCCGCGGCTTCTTTTTCCCGGCTCCAAAAAGGGATGCGGAACTTTCCCCCGGGGCCGCGGCTCTGAATGGGAAGACCTTTCTGCTCGAAAACGCCTACGGTACGCTTTTCCCGTTCATCCTTTCGGCGGAGCGCGGCCGGTTTTCGGAGCCGTTCCGGAAGGTTTCGCTTTCCTTTGAGCCGGGCTGCTGCAGTCTTGTTTTCGCCGCGGAAAAGGAAACGTGGACGGTCAGGGCGGGGATGGATGGCGAGCCGCGCCTGTGCGACCTGGATTTCGGCGGGGAGACCTACACCGTGGGAAGCCTCGCGAAGCTGACGCACGACGAGGATGGCCGCACGGTGCTGAAGCTTTCCATCTCTTTTCTCGAGGCTCCGGACACCCGCCTGATGAAATTCATCTTCGGTGGTGAGAGGGTTCTGATCCGGTTCGACGAGATCCCGTCCGTCGACGGGGCGACCAGCCTTCTGTTCGGCCTGATCGGTGGGAACGGCGGCCTGGAAAAAATGGTGGCCGACAAAATAGAACAGCAGCGCCTTTCCGGCTCCATCCGAAAGATCGTCGCCCCCAAGGCAAAAGGGGAGGCCGAGAATACTTAAAAAGGAGGCGGGTGATTTGCCTGGCTATTCTTCCGGCGCGGGTTCGCCGGGCCTTTCAAAACAGGAGCGGATCTACACCCGCTACCGCCAGCTGATGTTTTACATAGCGAACGGGATCCTGCACGACGAGTTTCTGGCGGAGGATGCGGTCCACCAGGCTTTCGTGAAAATTTTCGAGCATCCCGGCTCGGTGGGCGACGTCGAGTGTCCCCAAACCAAAAGCTACGTTGTTATCATAGTCAGAAACGTCTGTTTCAACATGCTGCGCGCGAAGCGGCGTCACGACCCCCTTTCCCTTGACGGGATGGAGGAGCGGGCTCCCCCTGCGGATGACTGCTGCGTGGCCGGGCTGGTGGAGCAGAACGACGCGTACCGCCGCCTGGTGGCGGAAATCCAGAAGCTGCCGCACCATTACGCGGCGGTGCTCCTTTTGAAATATGACAACGGCTATTCCACGAAAGAGATTGCGGAAATGCTGGATCTTTCGGCGGAAAACGTGAAGAAGCTTCTTCAGCGGGCCAGAAAAAAGCTGGAGCAGAACCTGAAGGAAAGGGAGGCGGAAACGGTATGAAGCTGACGGATGAAGTTTTGAAGCGCGCCGTTTCCGAAGCGCGCGACGAAAGCCTTTCCCGCCTTCCGCAGGAGACGGGAGACCACCGCTTTTCCGAGCAGTTCGAGCGGGAGATGGATGACCTGCTCCGCCGCAGGCCGGCGCGCCGTTTCCGCCGGCGGTTCGGCAGAGTCGCCGCCGTTACGGCCGCGGCCCTGGTGCTGCTCTCGGTGACCGTCATGAGCGTCGAGGCGCTCCGGGTCCGGTTTTTCCGGCTGGTCTCGGAAAAGACGCCGGAATACACCGCATTTTCTTACCAGGCGGATGCCGCCGCCTCTGCGGCGGCGGAGAAGCAGATCCAGTCCGCGACGGAAAATTTCGAGCCTTACGCGCCGCGCTATCTCCCGCGCGGCTATGTTCTGGAGCACTCTTTCGGCGGCGCGGCCGTCAAGTCGGCCGTCTACCGCAAAAGCGGAGAAAAGCAGGGCCCGAAGATCGTTTTCACCCAGGGGATCATGGGCACCGGGACGACGGCGGTGGACACCGAGAACGCCTCTGTGAAAGAGATCCTGATCGGGGATGAAAAAGCGACGTTCATTTCCAAAAAGGAAATGAACGCGCTTGTCTGGAACAACGACGTTTATTCGTTCGTGTTGATCGTGGAAGCCCCGGAAAAAGAAAAAATTCCGGAAAAGGAAACCATCCGCATCGCGGAAAGCGTGGAACCGGAAAAATAGAAAAATAAAAGAACGGAAAGTGTCCCCTTTCGCCCCCTGAAAGTGTTTTTATCAGTGTAGGAAAAACGGCCCGGCACAACGGCAGGGGGGAACGCGGAATGACCGGAAACGACCGATGGATTCAAAGGATTTTGGCCGCGGGGGCAGTCGCCGCGCTGATGCTGATCCTGTACGTCAGCTTCCGCGTCTTTGCCTTCTGACCACGGGGCCGGAATAACAGATCAACCCTAGAAACATCCTGCCGAAAAAATAACAGCGGGATGTTTTTTTCTCTGTTTGAGTCCACCAAGCCGGTATTTCTGACTTCTTTAAAATTTATTCCGACCGTACATCCCGCTTTTTCAGCCAAAGCACCGACGCTATGCTGAACACAATGAGAAAGGATACACAGCTCAGCAGGAACGGACCCGTCCCGCAGGTGAAATTTCCGGACGGATTTCCGGACTGCATTCCCATGGGCATCAGGGAATAGGGGAACCAGAGGCCGAACCCTTTCGACAGGGCGATGGCCCCCGCGATCCCGCCGACGAAGGCGATCCCGACCGGGACGGCGAAGCTTCGGATGACAAGGGAAAGGAAAAGCTGAACCGCGCAGACGGCGAAGCCCGCCGCCGTGCCGAGCAGAAGCCATCTCAGAAGCATCGGCGGGACCTGCCCCGAAACGCCGGCCAGCTTTCCCGAAACGAGAAACAGGACGCCCGTTTCCGCCTGCGCCGCCGCCACCGCGGCTCCGGCGAACAGAAGCTTTGAGAAATACAGGCAAGGAACCGGAACGGGGGCCGTCATCGCGCTGTTCCAGTTATGGTTGCGATTCTCCAGCCACCACAGGTACGAGCAGTAAGCGCCGATCATGGCGGGCAGAAAGAAATCCGCGGAAAAAATCGTATGCTGCGACCACAGGTCGTACCACTGCTGCCGAAGGATCCCAAGATTTCCCAGATAGTTGAACGTGCCCATCACCGCGGGCAGCACGGGAAGAATCAGGAACACCGGCCACATCGGGCTGCGGCGGAGTTTGAGCCATTCCGCGCGGATGGTTCTCATCATTGCGTCACACCTCCTTTTTTATAAACAGGAACCGGCCGGTAAGGTAAATCACAAGGAAGACCGCGGCCAGCACGGCGAGCCCGAACCAGTTGTCCGGGACATAGTGATAGCGGACGATGCCCGCCGCTTTGTTCCATTCGAGCGAAACGCCCTCCAGCACCATATAATAGCCCCACGGCAGAAGGTACGAGAGCTGCTTCGGCAGGAACATCAGAAAGACCCCGGCGAAAGCGCCGATCAGGCCGACCGCAAGCGGGATCATCTGGTTTTCCGCCAGCAGGGAAAACACCTGCTGAAAAAGCAGGAGCGTCAGGCTGACGGACACGGTGAACAAAAGATAGAGCAGGTACTTCTGAGCCGGCACCGCTCCGCGGAACCCCTTCAGGGAACCGCCGAGGAGCATCATCGCGACCTGGAAAACTGCCGCGGCGGCCATGTAGGCCGAGCCGCACAGAAACTTCGCGCCGAACAGCCTGCCCGCGGGCATCACGGTTTTCAGAAGCTTCAGGGTCCGGCCCTGATGCTCCGTATCGCACAGGCGCGACGCGACGACCGCGGCGATCACCGGCATCATCAGCGTGTTGAGCGCCGGGAACTCATAGAGGAAGTACATCCAGCCCGTGTCCAGCTTCTGTTCCCTCATGTTGCGGAGCGACCAGAGCATCCACAGAAGCTGCACCGCGATCAGCGCGAACACGACAAGCCAGACCTTCCGGCCGCGCGTCTTGTAAAATTCCAGCGCAAGGGCTTTCACAGGCTCACCGCCTTCCCCGTCAGCTCCAGGAAAATATCCTCCAGGCTTTTCCGGCGCTCTTCGATGCGCACCAGGCCCACGCGGTTTTTCTGCAGCTCGTCGGCGCAGCGCGCGACCCGCTCATCCGAAAGCTCCGGAAGGAGCAGATAATCCTCATCCCGCCGCACGGCGAGCCCCAGCCCGCGCAGCAGCTCCGCGGCCAGCGCGTTGTTCATGGTCCGCACGGCGATGCTGACGCTGCTCTTTTCATACAGGGCCTTCATGCTGTCCTGAAACACCAGCTCGCCCTCCCGGATGATCCCGACGAAGGTGGCGATCTGCTCCATTTCGCTCAGCAGGTGGCTGGACACGACGACGGTCATCCCGTACTGCTTCGGCAGGGAGCAGATCAGCTCGCGCATTTCCTGAATCCCCGCCGGGTCGAGGCCGTTCGTCGGCTCGTCCAGAATCAGCAGCCGGGGGTTCCCGAGAAGCGCGCAGGCCAGCCCCAGGCGCTGCTTCATTCCCAGGGAATAATGCTCCGCCTTTTTGTCCTTCTGCTTTTCCAGCCGTACGATCTTCAGCACCCGCTCGACCTCCTGCCGCGGCACGCTGCGCAGCGTCTGGATCACGCGCAGATTCTCCTCCCCGGTCAGGTGCCCGTAATAGCTGGGGGATTCGATCAGAGAGCCGACATCCTTCAGGATGGAAAGGCGGTTCCGGGAGCACATCCGCCGGCCGAACACGTCGATCGTGCCGGCAGTCGGCCTCACCAGCCCCAAAATCATTTTCAGCGTGGTGGATTTTCCGGCGCCGTTCGGCCCCAGAAATCCGTAAACGGCGCCTTCCGGCACGGCAAGGTCCAGGTCCTTCACCCGGTCGGTTTTCCCGTACCGCTTGCTCAGGCCGGCCGTTGCAATCAATTGTTCCAATTTCTTGTCCTCCTTCTGTTAAAACCGGAAACTATGGGCAAGTATAACAGCGCCGCCTTACAAAGGGCTATCCGCAGCCTTACGGCTCCCTTAAACTTTCACGGGCCGGGGCAAAAGCGGGCTTTTTGTGGTAAAATAATCTTATAGAAAGCGCCGCCGGCGCACAGAGGGTGGGACCAGTATGAAGGATATTTACGACTGTAAAATTCTGATCGTGGATGACGAACCGGAGCTTCGGAAAATGGTCGGGGAGATTCTGCGCGAGGCCGGGTTTTACCGCCTGATCCAGGCCGAAAACTGCGCGGCGGCGCGGCGGGCCTTTTCTTCGGGGCGTCCCGACGCCGTGATTCTGGACGTGATGCTCCCGGATGGCGACGGCTTCTCGCTGATGCGGGAATTCCGCGCGGCCTCCTCCGCGCCGGTGCTGTTCCTTTCCGCAAAGGATGAGGATGAGGACCGCCTTCTCGGGCTGGGGCTGGGCGCGGACGACTACATCACAAAGCCGTTTCTGCCGCGCGAGCTGACCCTGAGGCTACAGGCGATCCTGAGCCGCGCCTATTTTCCGGCGGTGCTCCGGGAAAAGCCGCGGCCCGTCTTTTTCCTGGGCGGCCGGAAGATCGACCTGAACCGGGGAACCGTGGAATCCGGCGGGGAGAGCCGGGCGCTGACCGCGAAGGAATTCACGCTGCTCGGCAAGCTGTACGAAAACCGCGGCCGCATCGTCACCTTTGACAGCCTGTGCCGGGATGTGTGGGGCGACGACCTCTCCGCCTGCGAAAACACGCTGATGGTCCACATCCGCCGCCTGCGCGAGAAAATCGAGCCTGACCCGTCCGCCCCGCGCTATCTGCTGACCGCGCGCGGCCTGGGATACCGGCTGACCGGGGTGACCGAAGCATGAAAAGCATCGCGAAAATTCTGAGCCGCTACGTCCTGTCGGCGGCGGGCGTCGCGCTGATCCTTCTGCTGCTGAATCTGACGGCCTTTTACGCGTGGATGATGAAGAACGCGGACGATACGGGCGGGCAGGGCCGCGTTTCGGCGATCGCGCAGGCGCTGAAGGAAAAGGATGGGGTGTATTCCCTCACCCCCGAGGGCGAAAAGATGATCGACGGGCGGTTCGCGTGGGCCATGCTGCTCGACGGCGAAGGGAACGCGGTATGGAGCAGGAACCTGCCCGGCGACGTGAAGCGGAAGTACACGGTCGCGGAAGCGGCCTCTTTTTCCCGTTGGTATCTGAACGGCTACCCGGTCTCCGTCTGGCGGTATTCGCAGGGGCTGCTGGTGCTCGGCGCCCCGAAAGGGAGCCTGTGGAAATACCAGGTCCAGTTCCCGGAAGAGGTGCTTCGCAGCGCGCCGGCCTGGCTGACCGGAACCCTGATCGCGAACTGTGCCGCCGCCGTGATTCTGGCGCTGCTTTTCGGCCTGCGGCTGATCCGGAGCTTGAAGCCGCTCGCACAGGGGATCGAGGACATGGCGCGAAAACAGCCGGTCTTTCTTCCGCCCGGCGGCCTGCTGGGCGACCTTGCCGAAAAGCTCAACGACACCTCCCGGCTTTTGCAGGAGCAGGAGGCGTTCCTGCAAAAACGGGACACCGTGCGTACCCACTGGATCGCCGGGGTCTCGCACGACATCCGCACCCCGCTCTCCGTCGTCATGGGGTATGCGAGCCAGCTGGAGGAAAGCCCCGCGCTGCCGGAGCCGGAGCGGGAAAAAGCCCGCGTGATCCGCCGGCAGAGCGAAAGGATCCGGGCGCTCATAAACGACCTGAACCTCGCTTCCAAGCTGGAATACGACATGCAATCGCTCCGGCGCTCCGAATTCCGCCCGGCAGAGCTCGCGCGCGCGGCGGCGGCGGATTTTCTGAACCGCGGGCTCGACGTTTCCCGCTACCCGCTCGAGGTGACTGTGAAGGAAGGCGCGCAGGAACTTGTCCTGAACGGCGACCGGGAACTTGTGCAGAGGGCCGTCTCCAACCTGATCCAGAACAGCATCCGCCACAACCCCGACGGATGCGCCGTCACCGTCTGTGTGGAGCCGCTCTATTCCTGCTGTAAAATCTCTGTGCGCGACAGCGGGGCCGGATTCCCGCAGAAGGTGCTGCGGGCGATATCGGCCCCGATCACGCCGGAGCCGCTGGACAGCCACGGCCTCGGCCTTACGATCGTGCGCGGGATCGCGCGGGCCCACGGGGGAAAAGCGGAGTTCCGGAACCTGCCGCAGGGCGGGTGCGAAGCGTCGCTGCTTCTCCCCTGCCCCGTTCCGGAACAGGAAAGCAAAGGGCCGATTTGCCGGGATAATGGGGGAAGAAGAAATCCGGGTTCGCGATCATAAGTGAAATTGCTGTAAGAAGCCATCGCCCAAAAAACAAAATACGCTTTGAGCCGGATTTTGAAGCCGGTCAAAGCGTATTTTTTCATTCTTATTCTTTATTTTTGGCGGAGCCATTTTTCGAAATCGAGAAGAGATTCCCGCAGATTTTTATTTCAGCCCCGATTTTGCAAAGCTTTCGATAAACTGGCGCTGGAACAGGACGAAAATGACCATCAGCGGGGCGATGACAAGGCTGGTGGCCGCGCAGATGTCGCTCCACTGAGCGCCCGTCTCATAAGCCTGCGCGAACACCGCCAGCCCCAGCGTCAGGGGGCGCTTGCTGACGTCGTTGATCATGACGAGCGGCCAGAGGAAGTCGTTCCAGTGGTAGGAAACGGAGATCAGCCCGAAGGCGGCGTAGGTGGGGCGCATCAGGGGCGCGTACACCTTCCAGATGATGCCCCACGTGGAGCACCCTTCCATTTTCGCCGCTTCCTCCAGCTCGATCGGGATCGTCCTCAGGTTCTGCCGCATCAGGAAAATTCCCATGGCGGAGGCGAAGAACGGGAGCATGATGCCGGTGAGCGAATTGGTCAGGCTGAGCTTCGCCATCAGCTGATACATGGGGAAGATCAGCACATCCGGCGTGATCATCAGCTGTGCCAGGAACAGCGTGAACAGGAAGTTCTTTCCCATGAATTCCAGGCGGGCAAACGCGTACCCCGCCAGCGTGATGAAAAAGAACTGGATCAGAAGCGTCCCCGCCACGATCAGGATGGTGTTGAGATAATAGCTGCCGAACGGGGCGGCGCTCAGCACCTCGGAAAAATTCGCGAGCGTGGGCGCCGCGGCCGCCTGAAGATTCACCGCCGCATCCTGCGGGAGAAACGCGGTGCGGATCATCCACAGCAGGGGGATCAGCCAGATCAGCGCCGCCAGATACATCACGGCCTGAAAAGCGGCGGAAGCCGCCGATTGTTTGAATTTCATCTGTATTCCCTCCTCAACTGTAGAAAATCCGTTTGTCCTGCCGGAAAAAGCTCGCCGCCGAAACCGCCAGAAGCAGGATGACCAGGATGCCGGTGATCGCGGATGCCTTTCCGATATCCCAGAAGTTGAAGCCCGTCTGGTAGACATAATAGAGAAGCATGTTGCTGGAATTGTTCGGCCCGCCGTCGGTCATCAGGTAAAGGTAGTCCACCATCTTATAGGAATCCGTCAGCGCGATGATGAAGGCGAACAGGGTGATCGGCTTTAAAAGCGGCCATGTGATCGAGCGGAAAATCCGGAAATCGCCCGCCCCGTCTATCTTGGCGGCCTCGTAGACCTCGGCCGGGATATTCTGCAGGCCGGAAAGGTAAAAGACCATAAAATAGCCGGACTGCTTCCAGATCAGCATGACGATGATGGCGGGGAGGACGGTCTGCGGATTCCCGAGCAGGTTCCAATTGCTGTTGAGCATTCCCACCAGCCCGTACTGCGGCGTGTAAATGAACAGCCAGATATTCGCGGCGGCGATCATCGGGAGGATGACCGGGTAAAAAAAGGCGAGCCGCACCAGCCATCTCCCGTGCTTCACCGAATTCGCGAAAACCGCCATCGCGGTCGCAAAGAGGATCTCGACCGGGATGGTCACCGCCGCGACGATGAGATTGTTCCAGAACGAGCGGCGGAAAACGTCATCCTGAAACAGATTGGCGTAGTTCTGCAGGCCCGCGAAGGCGGCGTGAACGTTGGAGAGGCTTTCGCTGTAAAGGCTGCTGAACAGGGTTTGAACGATCGGGTACAGCGTGAAGGCGCACAAGAACAGGAACGACGGGAGAATGAGCGCCCAGGCCGCTATCGTGACCGCTTTCTTTTTTTGGATTGTCTTTCGATTCATGAGCATCTTCCCATTTCCAATAGAAGCCTTCGGCGGGATTCCGTCGAAGGCTCATCCGTTTGTCTGCTGCTTTTCGTTATTTTTTATAAGGCTTTAAGTATCCGTCCGCTTCCGTCTGGGCATCCTTCAGCGCCTGCTCCACGCTCTTGGAGCCCGTGAGCGCGTTCTGGATATTGTCCTCGACCGCTTTCGTCACCTTGCCGTTTTCGTGGGTGGAAAGCTCGGCGGCCGCGTATTCCAGCTGATCCCTCGCCACAATGGCGTACGGGAAGTCCTGCGTGTACTTTTTCATGACGTCCGTCTCATACGCGGATTTTCTCGGGGCCACATAGCCGGTGTCGATGCTCCACTGTGCGATCCGCTCCGGAGAAGCCATCCATTTGACGAATTCCCATGCCGCCTGCTGGTTCGCTTCCGGCTTGTCCTTGAAGATGTAAAAGTTTCCGCCGCCGGTCGGGGAGCCGAAGGTCTCGTTTTTCGGCAGCATCG
This window of the Ruminococcaceae bacterium BL-6 genome carries:
- a CDS encoding Serine hydrolase; the encoded protein is MMDIISQIKTADMILKTFRGDLRHMTPYPFKPEKKRYPADKEQKSLPRSTPEEQGVPSGYLERFFRELDGCRDISVHSVVVLRHGRLIAQAHWKPYTGDYAQMVYSLSKSVTAMAVGMAVEEGLFSLSDNLAELFSDRLPPFHSAKPGSVTVKNLLNMSSGIRFNEAGTVTERDWLRACLQSDCSFEPGTEFSYNSLNSYLLSALVCKKSGMGLVEYLTPRLFEPLGIDPVLWEKCPMGIEKGGWGLYLRPEDMAKLGQLYLQKGLWAVDGEPRRLLPQSWVEQSTDMTLQTAMGSHKTAYGYHVWDFPIEGAYQFNGVFGQYVVVIPGADMVLALTSGSQGLFIDATAPIIQNYFGNDRELSQKALPENRKAHRSLTEACASFALLPGMMPEKPPSPSFWQRVRGFFFPAPKRDAELSPGAAALNGKTFLLENAYGTLFPFILSAERGRFSEPFRKVSLSFEPGCCSLVFAAEKETWTVRAGMDGEPRLCDLDFGGETYTVGSLAKLTHDEDGRTVLKLSISFLEAPDTRLMKFIFGGERVLIRFDEIPSVDGATSLLFGLIGGNGGLEKMVADKIEQQRLSGSIRKIVAPKAKGEAENT
- a CDS encoding RNA polymerase subunit sigma-24; the encoded protein is MPGYSSGAGSPGLSKQERIYTRYRQLMFYIANGILHDEFLAEDAVHQAFVKIFEHPGSVGDVECPQTKSYVVIIVRNVCFNMLRAKRRHDPLSLDGMEERAPPADDCCVAGLVEQNDAYRRLVAEIQKLPHHYAAVLLLKYDNGYSTKEIAEMLDLSAENVKKLLQRARKKLEQNLKEREAETV
- a CDS encoding conserved protein of unknown function (Evidence 4 : Unknown function but conserved in other organisms) — protein: MKLTDEVLKRAVSEARDESLSRLPQETGDHRFSEQFEREMDDLLRRRPARRFRRRFGRVAAVTAAALVLLSVTVMSVEALRVRFFRLVSEKTPEYTAFSYQADAAASAAAEKQIQSATENFEPYAPRYLPRGYVLEHSFGGAAVKSAVYRKSGEKQGPKIVFTQGIMGTGTTAVDTENASVKEILIGDEKATFISKKEMNALVWNNDVYSFVLIVEAPEKEKIPEKETIRIAESVEPEK
- a CDS encoding Multidrug ABC transporter permease, producing MMRTIRAEWLKLRRSPMWPVFLILPVLPAVMGTFNYLGNLGILRQQWYDLWSQHTIFSADFFLPAMIGAYCSYLWWLENRNHNWNSAMTAPVPVPCLYFSKLLFAGAAVAAAQAETGVLFLVSGKLAGVSGQVPPMLLRWLLLGTAAGFAVCAVQLFLSLVIRSFAVPVGIAFVGGIAGAIALSKGFGLWFPYSLMPMGMQSGNPSGNFTCGTGPFLLSCVSFLIVFSIASVLWLKKRDVRSE
- a CDS encoding ABC transporter permease, with amino-acid sequence MKALALEFYKTRGRKVWLVVFALIAVQLLWMLWSLRNMREQKLDTGWMYFLYEFPALNTLMMPVIAAVVASRLCDTEHQGRTLKLLKTVMPAGRLFGAKFLCGSAYMAAAAVFQVAMMLLGGSLKGFRGAVPAQKYLLYLLFTVSVSLTLLLFQQVFSLLAENQMIPLAVGLIGAFAGVFLMFLPKQLSYLLPWGYYMVLEGVSLEWNKAAGIVRYHYVPDNWFGLAVLAAVFLVIYLTGRFLFIKKEV
- the bcrA gene encoding Bacitracin transport ATP-binding protein BcrA produces the protein MEQLIATAGLSKRYGKTDRVKDLDLAVPEGAVYGFLGPNGAGKSTTLKMILGLVRPTAGTIDVFGRRMCSRNRLSILKDVGSLIESPSYYGHLTGEENLRVIQTLRSVPRQEVERVLKIVRLEKQKDKKAEHYSLGMKQRLGLACALLGNPRLLILDEPTNGLDPAGIQEMRELICSLPKQYGMTVVVSSHLLSEMEQIATFVGIIREGELVFQDSMKALYEKSSVSIAVRTMNNALAAELLRGLGLAVRRDEDYLLLPELSDERVARCADELQKNRVGLVRIEERRKSLEDIFLELTGKAVSL
- the regX gene encoding Sensory transduction protein regX3, producing the protein MKDIYDCKILIVDDEPELRKMVGEILREAGFYRLIQAENCAAARRAFSSGRPDAVILDVMLPDGDGFSLMREFRAASSAPVLFLSAKDEDEDRLLGLGLGADDYITKPFLPRELTLRLQAILSRAYFPAVLREKPRPVFFLGGRKIDLNRGTVESGGESRALTAKEFTLLGKLYENRGRIVTFDSLCRDVWGDDLSACENTLMVHIRRLREKIEPDPSAPRYLLTARGLGYRLTGVTEA
- a CDS encoding Sensor histidine kinase; translated protein: MKSIAKILSRYVLSAAGVALILLLLNLTAFYAWMMKNADDTGGQGRVSAIAQALKEKDGVYSLTPEGEKMIDGRFAWAMLLDGEGNAVWSRNLPGDVKRKYTVAEAASFSRWYLNGYPVSVWRYSQGLLVLGAPKGSLWKYQVQFPEEVLRSAPAWLTGTLIANCAAAVILALLFGLRLIRSLKPLAQGIEDMARKQPVFLPPGGLLGDLAEKLNDTSRLLQEQEAFLQKRDTVRTHWIAGVSHDIRTPLSVVMGYASQLEESPALPEPEREKARVIRRQSERIRALINDLNLASKLEYDMQSLRRSEFRPAELARAAAADFLNRGLDVSRYPLEVTVKEGAQELVLNGDRELVQRAVSNLIQNSIRHNPDGCAVTVCVEPLYSCCKISVRDSGAGFPQKVLRAISAPITPEPLDSHGLGLTIVRGIARAHGGKAEFRNLPQGGCEASLLLPCPVPEQESKGPICRDNGGRRNPGSRS
- a CDS encoding ABC transporter permease → MKFKQSAASAAFQAVMYLAALIWLIPLLWMIRTAFLPQDAAVNLQAAAAPTLANFSEVLSAAPFGSYYLNTILIVAGTLLIQFFFITLAGYAFARLEFMGKNFLFTLFLAQLMITPDVLIFPMYQLMAKLSLTNSLTGIMLPFFASAMGIFLMRQNLRTIPIELEEAAKMEGCSTWGIIWKVYAPLMRPTYAAFGLISVSYHWNDFLWPLVMINDVSKRPLTLGLAVFAQAYETGAQWSDICAATSLVIAPLMVIFVLFQRQFIESFAKSGLK
- a CDS encoding ABC transporter permease is translated as MNRKTIQKKKAVTIAAWALILPSFLFLCAFTLYPIVQTLFSSLYSESLSNVHAAFAGLQNYANLFQDDVFRRSFWNNLIVAAVTIPVEILFATAMAVFANSVKHGRWLVRLAFFYPVILPMIAAANIWLFIYTPQYGLVGMLNSNWNLLGNPQTVLPAIIVMLIWKQSGYFMVFYLSGLQNIPAEVYEAAKIDGAGDFRIFRSITWPLLKPITLFAFIIALTDSYKMVDYLYLMTDGGPNNSSNMLLYYVYQTGFNFWDIGKASAITGILVILLLAVSAASFFRQDKRIFYS